A stretch of the Thermoanaerobaculia bacterium genome encodes the following:
- a CDS encoding DUF2905 family protein: MIGEGARHQEYREPVVGTDPVERQAGSVRRSNGVADEVSFPRRRRGRRFGYDGGVAEIGRFLLIAGIAIAAIGGLVLAAGRLGARRIPGTLVVSGRHGTFVFPILLCIVLSLLLTILLSIFRR; the protein is encoded by the coding sequence ATGATCGGAGAAGGCGCCCGGCACCAGGAGTACCGGGAACCCGTCGTCGGGACCGACCCGGTGGAGCGCCAGGCCGGTTCCGTCCGACGCTCGAACGGCGTGGCGGACGAGGTCTCCTTTCCGCGGCGCCGCCGAGGGCGCCGCTTCGGCTACGATGGCGGCGTGGCGGAGATCGGTCGATTCCTCCTGATCGCCGGTATCGCGATCGCCGCGATCGGCGGACTCGTGCTCGCCGCCGGCCGCCTCGGGGCTCGCCGCATTCCGGGAACGCTCGTCGTTTCCGGCCGTCACGGGACGTTCGTCTTTCCGATCCTGCTCTGCATCGTGCTCTCGCTCCTGCTGACGATTCTCCTCTCGATCTTCAGGCGCTGA
- a CDS encoding DUF4337 family protein, which translates to MPEGPELESELDRVRDSIDEAREEEREDRGFLRRISLSTALVAVLAAVAALQAGSTINEALLEKNESMAIRSEAFDLWAQYQAKGIKSAILKEQKQTLISLDHVPQPALDQDIARYQKEQDEIGADARRREDASRRRSEEADHFTHRHHRYASSVALLQVAIALSAIAALSKNRTLWALSILVALFGAAVFVDGFLLFF; encoded by the coding sequence ATGCCCGAAGGCCCCGAGCTCGAATCGGAACTCGATCGCGTCCGCGATTCGATCGACGAAGCGCGCGAAGAGGAACGGGAAGACCGAGGCTTCCTCCGGCGGATCTCCCTCTCGACGGCGCTCGTCGCCGTGCTCGCCGCCGTTGCCGCGCTCCAGGCCGGGAGCACGATCAACGAGGCCCTGCTCGAGAAGAACGAGTCCATGGCCATCCGCAGCGAAGCGTTCGATCTCTGGGCGCAGTACCAGGCGAAGGGGATCAAATCGGCGATCCTCAAGGAGCAGAAACAGACGCTGATCTCTCTCGATCACGTCCCCCAGCCCGCCCTCGACCAGGACATCGCGCGATACCAGAAGGAACAGGACGAGATCGGCGCCGACGCGCGGCGCCGCGAGGATGCGTCCCGGCGGCGGTCCGAGGAAGCCGACCATTTCACGCACCGGCACCACCGCTACGCGTCGTCGGTCGCGTTGCTGCAGGTCGCGATCGCGCTCTCGGCGATCGCCGCCCTCTCGAAGAACCGCACGCTCTGGGCGCTGTCGATCCTGGTCGCGCTCTTCGGCGCGGCGGTCTTCGTGGACGGGTTCCTCCTCTTCTTCTGA
- a CDS encoding YiiX/YebB-like N1pC/P60 family cysteine hydrolase yields the protein MRTPRQAFRDWMVGILTRPRRIYHRYGENDLVRLRKYLRKADVILIDGDQRVSQAIKTLTTSSWSHNCVYIGDEIVRRDHPMRREVEERFGREARHLVIEALVDQGVIVSPLSKYANFNIRICRPHRLRPEDAQIVVDDLIAKIGLKYDIKNFTDLARYLLPFHLIPARFREDALHLGSGLATETICSSMTAAAFGKVAFPILPTYRPDRPKTTSERFKAALLGRRSRRAYTGMFHARHPTLVVPRDFDLSPYFEIIKFNVIEDGNFDYRRMKWDADDSTMSATLPELSSKT from the coding sequence ATGCGAACCCCCCGGCAGGCGTTCAGGGACTGGATGGTCGGCATCCTGACGCGACCGCGGCGGATCTACCACCGCTACGGCGAAAACGACCTCGTCCGCCTGAGGAAGTACCTCCGGAAGGCGGACGTGATCCTGATCGACGGCGACCAGCGCGTGTCGCAGGCGATCAAGACCCTGACCACGTCCTCCTGGTCGCACAACTGCGTGTACATCGGCGACGAGATCGTCCGCCGCGATCATCCGATGCGCCGCGAGGTCGAGGAACGGTTCGGACGGGAGGCGCGGCATCTCGTCATCGAGGCGCTCGTCGACCAGGGCGTCATCGTCTCGCCCCTGTCGAAGTACGCCAACTTCAACATCCGGATCTGCCGGCCGCACCGGCTCCGCCCCGAGGACGCGCAGATCGTGGTCGACGACCTGATCGCGAAGATCGGCCTGAAATACGACATCAAGAATTTCACCGACCTCGCGCGGTACCTGCTCCCCTTTCACCTCATTCCGGCGCGGTTCCGCGAGGACGCCCTGCATCTCGGAAGCGGACTGGCGACGGAGACGATCTGTTCCTCGATGACCGCGGCGGCGTTCGGCAAGGTCGCCTTTCCGATCCTGCCGACGTACAGGCCGGATCGGCCGAAGACGACCAGCGAACGTTTCAAGGCGGCGCTCCTGGGCCGGCGAAGCCGGCGGGCGTACACCGGGATGTTCCACGCGCGCCATCCGACGCTCGTCGTCCCCCGCGACTTCGACCTCTCGCCCTACTTCGAGATCATCAAGTTCAACGTGATCGAGGACGGGAACTTCGACTATCGGCGAATGAAATGGGACGCCGACGATTCGACGATGAGCGCGACCCTGCCGGAACTCTCCTCGAAGACGTAG